A portion of the Nomia melanderi isolate GNS246 chromosome 2, iyNomMela1, whole genome shotgun sequence genome contains these proteins:
- the LOC116433201 gene encoding uncharacterized protein LOC116433201 isoform X2: MGDLFDIANLITAVGVDRIKIKPEPGLPEKSSNEILTELFSTFDAEEVASPENTDQQVPNANIKVEKSKKSQVKKKKTKKKHKHKDKKHKKKSKYNSSESNSDPENNSIKKKKKHKKKTKRKHENNSSKSSDSDEPKSKISRLNSSCDNIKEKSNNKDNGLEKKDVVTATNFEDKLTIKKEPGLESTSLNSPESPQLPPISKKLQEEVEEPLIPKIFEKSKQATQGRILIKDLKNSAVYNDTVKEIENKVKEKAARMEDGELSDSSTDNRTPTLSPSPVRSNSMRSPTLSPNLEKIEDRLLSSVKGGITARNDLRLILREKEKKRLEHMDKRSDDIEKSKLYMDNEYKEKECNYNHKTTAIKDSKRGHNCYSHEKRRSESRTRSSSHRSRSRGRDKRRDRSKDKHAKSRSNDRRESIKSREKRRHRSRSDERNRDKYSRGRSRSRERKERIEIDKKKLLEIARRNAINMIKQGTLPLAQQDKAIAAIQAGGKTVDELTDFCKSLSKSEALGELSSISSEEDGSDTEKGFHHPFLLKGRPNSIIMNIRDAKQLPTKTFQEKTVESSNQLRLQFPVSSGQHHRKTESEWVPITPKKPPEPKKQFIPASTPSKPPAVMPIPTPVHPVQSTVFSQPIPTEPIDIGSIVSQRLAAMRKLRENPNDICAQNEMYRAQNEMRSWAESKQMPGQFTGSTGAKVLSPAELTSGYQAWARKDQLVSAQPVSGGMGMALLQKMGWRPGEGLGKNKEGTLEPLQLEVKLDKRGLVSEQDIGQKIGKTAKPLVPAIKTLEGKHPVSLLGEYCSKRKLGAPVYELCFECGPDHRKNFLFKVKVNGIEYKPSVASPNKKQAKAEAAQICLQTLGLLPEPNPVSASET, translated from the exons ATGGGAGATTTATTCGATATTGCAAATTTAATCACCGCTGTCGGTGTTGACAGAATTAAAATTAAGCCGGAACCTGGACTCCCAGAAAAATCATCAAATGAAATACTGACAGAATTATTTAGTACATTTGATGCTGAAGAAGTGGCATCACCAGAGAATACTGATCAACAAGTTCCAAATGCTAACATCAAAGTtgaaaaatctaagaaatcccaggttaagaagaaaaaaacaaagaagaaacacAAGCATAAGGATAAAAAGCACaagaaaaaatcaaaatataattcttctgAAAGCAATAGTGATCCAGAAAATAATA gtatcaaaaagaaaaaaaagcacaaaaagaagacaaaacgtaaacatgaaaataattcaaGTAAATCATCGGACTCAGATGAGCCCAAAAGTAAAATATCGAGGCTTAATAGTTCCTGTGACAACATAAAAGAAAAGAGTAATAACAAAGACAATGGGTTAGAGAAAAAGGATGTGGTCACAGCCACAAATTTTGAAGacaaattaacaattaaaaaagaaccAGGATTAGAAAGTACTTCTTTAAACAGCCCTGAAAGTCCTCAACTTCCACCAATTTCAAAAAAACTTCAGGAAGAAGTTGAGGAACCGCTAATACCAAAAATTTTtg AGAAGTCAAAGCAAGCAACACAAGGAAGAATATTGATTAAAGATTTAAAGAATAGTGCAGTTTATAATGATACAGTGAAGGAGATAGAAAATAAGGTAAAGGAAAAAGCAGCTCGAATGGAAGATGGTGAACTATCTGATAGTAGCACAGACAATAGAACTCCAACATTGAGTCCTAGTCCAGTACGAAGTAATTCTATGAGATCACCAACATTAAGTccaaatttagaaaaaatagaAGATAGATTGTTAAGTTCTGTGAAAGGAGGAATAACTGCAAGAAATGATTTGAGATTAATTttacgagaaaaagaaaagaaaagacttGAACATATGGATAAAAGATCAGATGATATAGAAAAATCAAAGTTGTACATGGATAACGAATACAAAGAGAAGGAATGTAATTATAATCACAAAACCACAGCAATTAAAGATAGTAAACGTGGCCATAATTGTTACTCGCATGAAAAAAGACGTTCCGAGTCTCGAACTCGCTCTAGTTCTCACAGGAGTAGGAGTAGAGGCAGAGATAAACGAAGAGATAGAAGTAAAGACAAACATGCCAAGAGTCGGAGTAATGATAGACGGGAATCTATTAAAAGCAGAGAAAAGAGAAGGCACAGAAGCCGTAGTGATGAAAGAAATAGAGATAAATATTCACGCGGCAGAAGTAGGAGCAGAGAAAGGAA AGAGAGGATAGAAATTGATAAGAAGAAACTATTAGAAATTGCAAGAAGGAATGCAATAAACATGATTAAACAAGGAACATTACCATTGGCACAACAGGATAAGGCTATTGCTGCAATACAAGCTGGTGGAAAAACAGTTGATGAACTCACag atTTTTGTAAATCATTATCGAAATCAGAAGCATTAGGCGAACTTTCTAGTATCTCGTCAGAAGAGGATGGAAGCGATACCGAAAAAGGTTTTCACCATCCTTTTCTGCTTAAAGGACGTCCTAATTCTATCATTATGAATATTCGG GATGCCAAGCAGTTACCAACTAAAACATTCCAAGAGAAAACAGTAGAGTCATCGAATCAACTGCGCTTACAGTTTCCTGTATCAAGTGGACAACATCATAGAAAAACTG AAAGTGAATGGGTACCAATAACTCCCAAAAAACCGCCAGAGCCAAAGAAGCAATTTATACCGGCTTCCACACCAAGTAAACCTCCTGCTGTGATGCCCATACCAACACCAGTACACCCAGTGCAGTCAACTGTTTTTTCTCAACCCATTCCCACAGAG CCAATAGATATTGGTTCAATAGTATCTCAAAGATTAGCAGCAATGAGAAAATTAAGAGAAAATCCAAATGATATATGTGCTCAAAATGAAATGTATCGTGCACAAAATGAG ATGAGATCATGGGCTGAAAGTAAACAGATGCCAGGTCAATTTACAGGCAGTACAGGAGCCAAAGTGCTCTCCCCTGCAGAACTTACGTCAGGTTATCAAGCCTGGGCTCGTAAG GATCAATTAGTATCGGCACAACCTGTTTCGGGTGGGATGGGTATGGCTTTACTGCAGAAGATGGGTTGGCGGCCAGGGGAGGGTTTgggaaaaaataaagaaggcACTCTTGAGCCATTGCAGCTTGAAGTAAAACTGGATAAAAGAGGACTTGTTTCTGAACAAGACATTGgacaaaaaataggaaaaactgCTAAACCATTAGTACCTGCAATCAAAACATTGGAAG ggAAACATCCAGTATCACTTTTAGGTGAATACTGTTCAAAACGAAAACTTGGCGCTCCAGTGTATGAACTATGTTTCGAATGTGGACCAGATCATAGAAAGAACTTTCTTTTTAAA GTTAAAGTAAATGGAATTGAATATAAACCAAGCGTAGCAAGTCCTAATAAAAAACAGGCAAAAGCAGAAGCAgcacaaatatgtttacaaacaTTAGGATTATTACCAGAACCGAATCCTGTATCTGCTTCAGAAACTTGA
- the LOC116433201 gene encoding uncharacterized protein LOC116433201 isoform X1, producing MGDLFDIANLITAVGVDRIKIKPEPGLPEKSSNEILTELFSTFDAEEVASPENTDQQVPNANIKVEKSKKSQVKKKKTKKKHKHKDKKHKKKSKYNSSESNSDPENNSIKKKKKHKKKTKRKHENNSSKSSDSDEPKSKISRLNSSCDNIKEKSNNKDNGLEKKDVVTATNFEDKLTIKKEPGLESTSLNSPESPQLPPISKKLQEEVEEPLIPKIFEKSKQATQGRILIKDLKNSAVYNDTVKEIENKVKEKAARMEDGELSDSSTDNRTPTLSPSPVRSNSMRSPTLSPNLEKIEDRLLSSVKGGITARNDLRLILREKEKKRLEHMDKRSDDIEKSKLYMDNEYKEKECNYNHKTTAIKDSKRGHNCYSHEKRRSESRTRSSSHRSRSRGRDKRRDRSKDKHAKSRSNDRRESIKSREKRRHRSRSDERNRDKYSRGRSRSRERKERIEIDKKKLLEIARRNAINMIKQGTLPLAQQDKAIAAIQAGGKTVDELTDFCKSLSKSEALGELSSISSEEDGSDTEKGFHHPFLLKGRPNSIIMNIRDAKQLPTKTFQEKTVESSNQLRLQFPVSSGQHHRKTESEWVPITPKKPPEPKKQFIPASTPSKPPAVMPIPTPVHPVQSTVFSQPIPTEPIDIGSIVSQRLAAMRKLRENPNDICAQNEMYRAQNEMRSWAESKQMPGQFTGSTGAKVLSPAELTSGYQAWARKLGYLALVCIHLRVCYRHVATSEKKQLQRRDDKFIIYLDQLVSAQPVSGGMGMALLQKMGWRPGEGLGKNKEGTLEPLQLEVKLDKRGLVSEQDIGQKIGKTAKPLVPAIKTLEGKHPVSLLGEYCSKRKLGAPVYELCFECGPDHRKNFLFKVKVNGIEYKPSVASPNKKQAKAEAAQICLQTLGLLPEPNPVSASET from the exons ATGGGAGATTTATTCGATATTGCAAATTTAATCACCGCTGTCGGTGTTGACAGAATTAAAATTAAGCCGGAACCTGGACTCCCAGAAAAATCATCAAATGAAATACTGACAGAATTATTTAGTACATTTGATGCTGAAGAAGTGGCATCACCAGAGAATACTGATCAACAAGTTCCAAATGCTAACATCAAAGTtgaaaaatctaagaaatcccaggttaagaagaaaaaaacaaagaagaaacacAAGCATAAGGATAAAAAGCACaagaaaaaatcaaaatataattcttctgAAAGCAATAGTGATCCAGAAAATAATA gtatcaaaaagaaaaaaaagcacaaaaagaagacaaaacgtaaacatgaaaataattcaaGTAAATCATCGGACTCAGATGAGCCCAAAAGTAAAATATCGAGGCTTAATAGTTCCTGTGACAACATAAAAGAAAAGAGTAATAACAAAGACAATGGGTTAGAGAAAAAGGATGTGGTCACAGCCACAAATTTTGAAGacaaattaacaattaaaaaagaaccAGGATTAGAAAGTACTTCTTTAAACAGCCCTGAAAGTCCTCAACTTCCACCAATTTCAAAAAAACTTCAGGAAGAAGTTGAGGAACCGCTAATACCAAAAATTTTtg AGAAGTCAAAGCAAGCAACACAAGGAAGAATATTGATTAAAGATTTAAAGAATAGTGCAGTTTATAATGATACAGTGAAGGAGATAGAAAATAAGGTAAAGGAAAAAGCAGCTCGAATGGAAGATGGTGAACTATCTGATAGTAGCACAGACAATAGAACTCCAACATTGAGTCCTAGTCCAGTACGAAGTAATTCTATGAGATCACCAACATTAAGTccaaatttagaaaaaatagaAGATAGATTGTTAAGTTCTGTGAAAGGAGGAATAACTGCAAGAAATGATTTGAGATTAATTttacgagaaaaagaaaagaaaagacttGAACATATGGATAAAAGATCAGATGATATAGAAAAATCAAAGTTGTACATGGATAACGAATACAAAGAGAAGGAATGTAATTATAATCACAAAACCACAGCAATTAAAGATAGTAAACGTGGCCATAATTGTTACTCGCATGAAAAAAGACGTTCCGAGTCTCGAACTCGCTCTAGTTCTCACAGGAGTAGGAGTAGAGGCAGAGATAAACGAAGAGATAGAAGTAAAGACAAACATGCCAAGAGTCGGAGTAATGATAGACGGGAATCTATTAAAAGCAGAGAAAAGAGAAGGCACAGAAGCCGTAGTGATGAAAGAAATAGAGATAAATATTCACGCGGCAGAAGTAGGAGCAGAGAAAGGAA AGAGAGGATAGAAATTGATAAGAAGAAACTATTAGAAATTGCAAGAAGGAATGCAATAAACATGATTAAACAAGGAACATTACCATTGGCACAACAGGATAAGGCTATTGCTGCAATACAAGCTGGTGGAAAAACAGTTGATGAACTCACag atTTTTGTAAATCATTATCGAAATCAGAAGCATTAGGCGAACTTTCTAGTATCTCGTCAGAAGAGGATGGAAGCGATACCGAAAAAGGTTTTCACCATCCTTTTCTGCTTAAAGGACGTCCTAATTCTATCATTATGAATATTCGG GATGCCAAGCAGTTACCAACTAAAACATTCCAAGAGAAAACAGTAGAGTCATCGAATCAACTGCGCTTACAGTTTCCTGTATCAAGTGGACAACATCATAGAAAAACTG AAAGTGAATGGGTACCAATAACTCCCAAAAAACCGCCAGAGCCAAAGAAGCAATTTATACCGGCTTCCACACCAAGTAAACCTCCTGCTGTGATGCCCATACCAACACCAGTACACCCAGTGCAGTCAACTGTTTTTTCTCAACCCATTCCCACAGAG CCAATAGATATTGGTTCAATAGTATCTCAAAGATTAGCAGCAATGAGAAAATTAAGAGAAAATCCAAATGATATATGTGCTCAAAATGAAATGTATCGTGCACAAAATGAG ATGAGATCATGGGCTGAAAGTAAACAGATGCCAGGTCAATTTACAGGCAGTACAGGAGCCAAAGTGCTCTCCCCTGCAGAACTTACGTCAGGTTATCAAGCCTGGGCTCGTAAG CTGGGATATTTAGCATTAGTCTGCATCCACCTGAGGGTTTGTTACAGGCACGTAGCTACATCAGAGAAGAAACAACTTCAGCGGCGTGAtgacaaatttataatttatttg GATCAATTAGTATCGGCACAACCTGTTTCGGGTGGGATGGGTATGGCTTTACTGCAGAAGATGGGTTGGCGGCCAGGGGAGGGTTTgggaaaaaataaagaaggcACTCTTGAGCCATTGCAGCTTGAAGTAAAACTGGATAAAAGAGGACTTGTTTCTGAACAAGACATTGgacaaaaaataggaaaaactgCTAAACCATTAGTACCTGCAATCAAAACATTGGAAG ggAAACATCCAGTATCACTTTTAGGTGAATACTGTTCAAAACGAAAACTTGGCGCTCCAGTGTATGAACTATGTTTCGAATGTGGACCAGATCATAGAAAGAACTTTCTTTTTAAA GTTAAAGTAAATGGAATTGAATATAAACCAAGCGTAGCAAGTCCTAATAAAAAACAGGCAAAAGCAGAAGCAgcacaaatatgtttacaaacaTTAGGATTATTACCAGAACCGAATCCTGTATCTGCTTCAGAAACTTGA
- the Diap2 gene encoding death-associated inhibitor of apoptosis 2 — translation MNIEKNRLQTFSDWPANAPIDATQLAKAGFYYTGHEDVVICAYCKGVLKKWERGDDPNVAHRIHFPQCDFYLHQNADDVTASLTELGIQTHAGPKQPDHATYEGRLSTFSGWPEKLKQTPEILASAGFYYTGLGDQVRCFHCDGGLRDWEVTDDVWTEHARWFPKCEFVNLIRGQKFIQQCIANRPPLNPSIFEGVPEDESADLNVTSTVSLCAASSSTQGITKTEEAETLNWVPVSTLMQRNDNAEGCNDSEITSSQQDLTEDKSKVISDKTENLKTPDKHDNSFQKAIDVKLEENASLEEENRRLKEARLCKICMDQEVAIVFLPCGHLATCVFCAASLTYCQICRQEILANVRAFLS, via the exons atgaatattgaaaaaaatagattACAAACATTTAGCGATTGGCCGGCAAATGCTCCTATTGATGCTACACAATTAGCAAAAGCAGGATTTTACTATACTGGACATGAAGATGTG GTAATATGTGCATATTGTAAGGGTGTTTTAAAGAAGTGGGAACGGGGTGATGATCCAAATGTAGCACATAGAATACATTTCCCGCAATGTGATTTTTATTTACACCAAAATGCAGATG ATGTAACAGCAAGTCTCACAGAATTAGGAATTCAAACACATGCAGGTCCAAAACAACCAGATCATGCAACATATGAAGGACGATTGAGCACTTTCTCTGGTTGGCCTGAAAAACTAAAACAGACACCAGAAATATTGGCCAGTGCAGGATTTTATTATAcag GATTGGGAGATCAAGTTAGATGTTTTCATTGCGATGGTGGCTTACGAGATTGGGAAGTAACAGATGATGTATGGACTGAACATGCAAGGTGGTTTCCTAAATGTGAATTTGTAAATCTCATAAGAGGTCAAAAATTTATTCAGCAATGCATTGCTAATAGACCACCATTAAATCCATCG ATTTTCGAAGGTGTACCTGAAGATGAAAGTGCAGATCTAAATGTAACATCCACTGTTTCACTTTGTGCTGCTTCTTCATCTACTCAAGGGATTACAAAAACAGAAGAAGCTGAAACTCtaa ATTGGGTTCCAGTTAGTACATTGATGCAAAGAAATGATAACGCAGAAGGGTGTAATGATAGTGAAATAACTAGTTCTCAACAAGACTTAACTGAAGATAAAAGTAAAGTAATTTCAGATAAAACGGAGAATTTAAAAACACCTGATAAACATGATAACAGTTTTCAAAAAGCAATTGACgtaaaattagaagaaaatg cATCCTTAGAAGAAGAAAATAGGAGGTTAAAGGAAGCTcgtttatgtaaaatttgtaTGGATCAAGAAGTGGCTATAGTATTTTTACCATGCGGTCACTTAGCAACTTGCGTATTCTGCGCTGCATCCCTTACATATTGTCAAATTTGTCGACAAGAAATTCTAGCTAATGTTCGTGCATTTTTATCGTAA
- the LOC143176917 gene encoding baculoviral IAP repeat-containing protein 8 — MTGILKHHRELGSESNIKPSANTQLTSQAPVAPHLLSDEVDNIDYRFELARLQSFENWPVRYIEPEKLAAAGFYYTGEGDKVRCFECHVEICQWVEGDNPMVDHQRWSGRCRFIRKINCGNVPIGVDPSTVLPPRPRSRDVCGPYGIEYRPTSGPDNHNLSSELQLPSTAKLSCLGLGRPKGPVHSEYASHDARLRTFKAWPKFMPQTKEQLADAGFYYTGKGDQTLCYHCGGGLKDWEPEDDPWEQHAKWFSKCYYLLMVKGQEYVNKVTGQHISPPSKEETMQMNLPSFIKKVQPVSTEAEKKGEVESKPGPSSQDIGSADSGIESIGTNTESEKGSIEDLSNAKTQNNKPIDDARMCKICYNGELGVVFLPCGHIVACVKCAPGMTTCAVCREPVTMTVRAFFS, encoded by the exons ATGACTGGTATCCTTAAACATCATAGAGAGTTGGGAAGCGAATCAAATATTAAACCTTCGGCAAATACACAATTAACATCGCAGGCTCCTGTAGCACCTCATTTGTTAAGCGATGAAGTGGACAATATCGATTATCGTTTTGAATTAGCCAGACTACAGAGTTTTGAAAATTGGCCTGTGCGATATATTGAACCAGAGAAACTCGCAGCTGCTGGATTTTATTATACCGGAGAAGGTGATAAAGTAAGGTGTTTTGAATGTCATGTTGAAATTTGTCAATGGGTAGAGGGTGACAACCCTATGGTTGATCATCAACGTTGGTCGGGAAGATGCAGATTCATTCGTAAAATCAATTGTGGCAATGTCCCAATCGGAGTAGATCCTAGCACAGTTTTACCACCAAGACCAAGGAGTAGAGATGTATGTGGGCCTTATGGGATTGAATATAGACCTACTTCTGGTCCTGACAATCACAATTTATCATCGGAATTACAACTACCAAGTACAGCAAAACTAAGCTGTTTAGGTTTGGGAAGACCTAAAGGACCAGTGCATTCAGAATATGCCAGCCACGATGCTAGGTTACGTACATTTAAAGCATGGCCAAAGTTTATGCCTCAAACAAAAGAGCAGCTAGCAGATGCTGGATTTTATTACACTGGTAAAGGCGATCAAACCCTGTGTTATCATTGTGGAGGGGGTTTGAAAGATTGGGAACCAGAGGATGATCCCTGGGAACAACATGCAAAATGGTTCTCCAAATGTTATTATCTGTTGATGGTGAAAGGTCAAGAGTATGTTAATAAAGTAACAGGTCAACACATATCCCCACCATCTAAAGAG GAAACAATGCAAATGAATCTACCGAGTTTCATTAAGAAAGTTCAACCTGTATCAACGGAAGCAGAAAAGAAAGGGGAAGTAGAAAGTAAACCCGGTCCAAGTTCTCAAGACATTGGTTCTGCGGACAGTGGAATTGAAAGTATCGGAACTAACACAGAATCCGAAAAAGGAAGCATAGAAGATTTATCAAATGCAAAGACGCAAAACAATAAACCCATAGATGATGCAAGGATGTGCAAAATTTGTTATAATGGAGAATTAGGAGTAGTATTTTTACCATGTGGACATATAGTTGCTTGTGTTAAATGTGCTCCTGGCATGACAACTTGTGCAGTATGCAGGGAGCCTGTTACTATGACCGTGCGAGCCTTCTTCTCATAG
- the LOC116433203 gene encoding uncharacterized protein LOC116433203: MWYAARLYDYVFIRITTYDLRLFYILQAETPPLYKDTTHYELQAQKLNIHLYIKQFQDQSSREVWQHRDEEQQGKHTTEVRYNQYKYELVNCLYNGEKFSLPL, from the exons ATGTGGTACGCTGCACGATTGTATGATTACGTTTTCATTCGAATAACCACCTACGACCTACGACTTTTCTACATTTTACAGGCTGAAACTCCGCCTTTGTACAAAGATACAACGCACTATGAACTGCAAGCTCAAAAGCTCAATattcatttgtatattaaacaatttcagGATCAATCGAGTCGCGAAg TCTGGCAACATCGTGATGAGGAGCAACAAGGCAAGCATACAACGGAAGTTAGATACAACCAGTACAAGTATGAGCTGGTGAATTGTTTGTATAACGGGGAAAAGTTTAGCCTGCCATTGTAA
- the por gene encoding protein-serine O-palmitoleoyltransferase por, with protein MDDIEAPIFYDDEGDFVGHKYFQDSDYEYEYEENTERGTLLELYQYCLNPTVYDTALYILPLLISMILFRLCARSQFVSHKIFHTLSVLIGIYNIHHYVTECLYTLLILCIFSYITLHLPKKYCKSLGIFLPSLLIIVYCEFSMSPLVWHKIRSVVMIMAMKTISVAVDKVDSNDLPDIYSYMGYTFCGVTCVFGPWISFKDYISVRYINNQDKWWILYAAQFMVLSFLFLTMSNCWTQWIIMDNSWKWLLAYRDALSFRTSHYFISYIASTALLIGGFPCALTTLVKPLKVEFPRSLVQVVICWNIPMHFWLKTYIFRPSIKYLGKFGAVTMTYLISALLHGLNFQLAAVLLSLGFYTYVEFQLRSMLANIFDACIASKQCTKGKCTHTCNTQNSWWVLLTNMMFSGLSVFHLAYLGLMFDTSELQETGYSYIHTIEKWSQLGFASHWVMFATYLIYFLIR; from the exons ATGGACGATATAGAAGCACCAATTTTTTACGACGATGAGGGGGATTTTGTTGGACATAAATACTTCCAAGACTCAGATTATGAATACGAGTATGAGGAAAATACTGAAAGAGGAACATTGTTGGAACTGTATCAATATTGTCTCAACCCTACTGTTTATGATACAGCTTTGTATATACTACCGCTTCTTATTTCCatgattttatttcgattatGCGCTCGTTCTC AATTTGTATCACATAAAATTTTTCATACATTGTCAGTGTTGATTGGCATATACAATATTCATCACTATGTAACAGAATGTCTATATACATTATTGatactttgtatattttcatatattactTTACATCTACccaaaaaatattgtaaaagtttAGGAATATTTTTACCATCTCttcttattattgtatattg TGAATTTTCTATGTCTCCATTAGTTTGGCATAAAATACGTAGCGTGGTAATGATTATGGCAATGAAAACCATTAGTGTGGCCGTAGACAAAGTTGATTCAAATGATTTACCCGATATTTATAGTTACATGGGATATACTTTCTGTGGTGTCACATGTGTTTTTGGTCCATGGATATCATTCAAAGATTATATATCAGTGCGATATATAAATAATCAG GATAAATGGTGGATACTGTATGCTGCTCAATTTAtggttttatcatttttgtttttaactaTGTCAAATTGCTGGACACAATGGATAATAATGGACAATTCTTGGAA atgGTTATTGGCCTACAGAGATGCATTGTCTTTCAGAACATCTCATtactttatttcatatattgcatCTACTGCATTATTAATAGGTGGATTTCCATGTGCCCTGACTACCTTGGTAAAACCATTAAAAGTAGAATTTCCACGATCACTAGTACAAGTAGTTATTTGTTGGAATATACCTATGCATTTCTGGTTGAAGACAT ATATATTCCGTCCCAGTATTAAGTACTTAGGAAAATTTGGAGCTGTAACCATGACATACTTAATAAGTGCTCTTCTACAtggattaaattttcaattggcagcagttttacttagtcttggATTTTATACATATGTAGAGTTCCAGCTTAGATCTATGCTAGCAAATATTTTTGATGCATGTATTGCATCCAAACAATGTACTAAGGGTAAATGTACACATACATGTAATACTCAAAATTCTTGGTGGGTCCTTTTAACAAATATGATGTTTTCTGGGCTATCAGTTTTTCATTTAGCTTATTTAGGTCTTATGTTTGATACATCTGAATTACAAGAGACAGGGTACAGTTACATTCACACTATTGAAAAATGGTCACAACTTGGATTTGCTAGCCATTGGGTCATGTTTGCTACATatcttatatactttttaattagaTAA